The DNA segment tgttaaTTGCTATTTTATTCACAATatccaagaaatggaaacagcctaaataTCCAACAACTTATGAGTGGATATTGAAAATGTGGTACCAAcatacaatgaaattttattgatatgcagataaaaatgaaactatgaaaTTCCCAGGAAAATGtatgaaactggaaaaaaacatGGGTAAGCCAGGCCCAATAAGAACAAATGCTATATCttgtctctcatatgtggatcctagcaACAAAGATTCAGATTTGTGTATTTAACTTGGAGTACATGTAGAGACTATGAACCTATAAAGGGAGGCCATGGGACGGGATGAGAAAGAGATTAAAACAGGGGGTGATAGAGTACAGTCCAtatgaagggagaaaagagaataatGAGGAAAGTTTAAGTTGGGAGAGGATGGATGGAAGTCTAGGGTACATGGTGGCATATCAGGAGGGAGAGCTATCACCAAGAATGCTTGAAAAGGACACATAGAAAcctattattttaaaagcttccTAAAAAATGTATGCTCAAAGGAGTTTAAATTGAAGTTGCCCTATGTAAGGGAATAATGCAGCTCTGAGAATCCATAGGGTATCAAACAAATAGCCTAGTGCCAAGTgtgagagaaaccctacaaagtGTGGTCATAGGCATCACAGAGACTCCTGGGTCAATtcaggctattgtcattgcttCTCGTCATCCATCAGAACTTAACAGTCAGCTCCTACGATTGAAGTCATCACACAATTTTGTTCATAGGAcataaaagcaaatcaaaacaaactcaaGTGATAGTGACCTGGAAGATTCCTACCAActgtctagctttcatagtgctagaaggtactATGCAGGCTAGTGGGGGGGGGAGTTATCAACAATCTTACTCAACTGTGAAGTCTGTGGGCCACCATAATTACTGACCTAACTAGATAAGTTCATTGGTGAAAAGTTCCAGGAATGTTATGGTTGTAAACCATGGCTTTGTAATTGGAATTAAAACCCATTTCATAGAGGGACTTATGCCTGGCCTAGTatccatggctggggaggtcataggaGCTAGGGGGAAATCTACTACTGCTACTACTTTTCTAAAATAGGCATAGTATCAAATcaccttctaaatacttatcatTACACCCACATATCTGTGTAATTTTTACCATGCATCAGAGGAACTCCCTTTTGTGGTGGATGGAAAATAACTCAGAGACTCACAAGAGGACAAGGTTCAGAGTAGCAGTGACTATGGTGTGGTCATCCCTAAATAGGAGAATGATATCCCATTCTCTCCCCACCCAAGGCCCAGAGGATATTATGTacgagggggcagaaagattgtaagagctagagttTAGGAGGACTGCTGCAAAATAGTGTCTTCTATACATTACAAAGCCATTGCATTCATcaacccacagcagctgtggttgccttcCTAAGACATGCACAGAATTAAGACAGTGGACATTCCAGCAGGGATTGTGAAAGGCCTCATCAGTTCCCCACTTCTAGCTTAAGAACTATTGGCAGGTGATGACTTTTAGGGGAGGGGCAGTTGGTTTCTTTAGGGTGTGGCTTCTGATAGGTTTCCCAAGCTCCAGTAGATGTCCCCACAATCATGACTCTGCTGATCAAAAAATATAGAGGACATGAGGTTAGGAGAGGCATGTTGGGGATCCTGAGAGAAAGTGGACCTGAAGAGTGGAGTGTAGATATAATTGAAagatattgtatacatgtatgaaattaccaacagataaacttgaaaaaaatagtTGATTGTCAGGTCTGAAGTTCTGTTCCCTAAGTAATCTCAGAAGAGGCCCAGAGATTTGtttaacatgaattgctaaatggacttttaatttaaaaaaaaaaccagactcagatattgggatgaaagctgagagatcagaggtaTAGAACAAGCTAGCCACAtcttcttaccactaggaaatcctcagcccaataGAGATCTATTTCCTGAATACTCATAACTATATAcccttctgtgccctgccatcttactttctttctccatccaactacatcacttcatatttctgcagctctatcacttcttctctgtctgtagagacctccatacctatggttaactagttttggaattaaagttgtgtgccaccatgtctgtctctgttcccagtgtggccttgaactcacagagatccagatgaatctctgccttccaaatgctaggattaaaggtatgtactaccaGTAGCTGTCCTCTGTATTTAATATGGTCGCTGGCTTTATTCTCTGAcattcaggcaagctttatttgttagagcacaaatacaatatcaccacagacttgTGGCTATACTTCCTGTAGAGTGGAAAGAACGTCAATATAATTCACAGACAATTTGTAATGAAGTCTTAAGTTACATGAGCAGAAATTCCAAAAGAAACCAATTATAATCAAAGAAATCTCCACAGTGACATTATGTTAAATGCCTATTTGGACTCTCCACTCAATATGAATGTGACAAAGGGCTTACAATGAGTATCTATGCCCTGTGCCTGCCATAAATATGTCAAATTCCTGATAATAGGTACtatgtatattatattatctttatttaGGTTCTAATGATTGTTTAGTTGAATGTACTTATGTATATAGTGTAGTATTTGGCCCAGGTATTTAAATATAATGTTTCATAATGATATCAAGGTAATTCACACTATCTTACCAATACTTTGGATTTCTGTGTTGGGAtccttaaatctttttttctttagtttttgtttaaatatgtaaaaagttATTTTAGACTATAGCTATCTTTTTGTGCTATATAATACTATAatgaatttctttctctgttgtgtcttagtcctttttaaatttaatttaattttattttacaatacaattcagttctacatatcagccacggattcccttgttctccccctccctcccgctCCCCTTCCCTCTAGCataccccccatttccacctcctccagggcaaaacctcccccaaTGGCTGAGGTCAACCtcatagactcagtccaggcagatccagtccccttcctcccaggtcgagccaagcttccctgcataatCCCCAGgcttccaacagccaactcatgcactgagcacaggacccagttccactgcctggatgcctcccaaacagatcaaaccaatcaactgtctcacccattcagagggcctgatccagttgggggcccctcagcctttggttcatagttcatgtgtttccattcatttggctatttgtccctgtgatttatccaaccttggtctcaacaattcttgctcatataaacgcTCCtatttcttgctaattggactcccagagctccacccggggcctagccatggatctctgcatccagatccctcaatcattggacagggtttctagcactacaattagggtgtttggccatcccatcaccagagtaggtcagtttgggctgtctctcaaccattgccagcagtctattgtgggggtatctttgtggatttctggggacctctctagcactttgcttcttcctattctcatgtggttttcatttaccatggtctcttattcctcttctccctctctgttcttgatccagctgggatctcctgttcccccaagctctctttccctcaaccttcgcccttcattaccccagctcatgtccaggctgttcacgtagatctcatccatttctccatcattaggTGAtcttcatgtctttcttggggtcctgtttttccaggtagcctccatggtgatatgagtagcagtcgagtcattcttgttccacatctagtatcctcctatgagttgAGTATATATAATGTTTgagtttctgagtctgggttacctcacgcaGGATGAATTTTTCTATCTTAGTCCTTCTTATCTCATCACTgataatgtgttttaaaatgtcaatatCAGTGACACAAAATGGAATTCTGTGTGCATTAAGTAAGCTATGTTTTGTAAGACATGTTTACCAAGTATCTACCAAGTGGAAAAATACAATGGTGTATGCTTTAAGAAAGATGCACAagtccaactttttttttttttttttttttttttttttttttttttggtttttagagacagggtttctctgtatagctttgcgcctttcctggagctcacttggtagcccaggctggcctcgaactcacagagatccgcctgcctctgcctcccgagtgctgggattaaaggcgtgcgccaccaccgcccggctaagtccaacttttaaaaactccTAATATTTTAGAAAGTTGACCTAGAGTAGGATATAGGTACATATGTGAATAGTGCTACTTGTAAGATGTTGTAAGATGAGATGTGTTCCCACAGAATACAACAGGAGGTATTAAGACAAATGAGTACCTATGAAGCTGGAAATACACATATAACATAACTTTCTACCCTCAAAATAGTATCCTTTCTCCTCTGATCCCTAATCTAGTTACATCCAACTACACTTTTTTCCTTAAGCAGATTCCAGTTGTTGAACATGTTTTTTACATTTACccttcttatttttcatttttcttcaagaaacacTGTTAATCTACACAAAGGTGTAGTGAGAACTTCATGTACATACCCTTGAGCTAGCTAACCTAAGTGATATAATATGATGCTGTTGAAGTCAACCATGTACTTCTATCCAATTAAATACttcccttttcttaaaaatatatctagTAATCCTAAATAGGTACTTCCATTCCCATAGAACTTTCTCTGCATGCATCACGAATATTCACtttcctgtgtatgtatatacacttgTAGTTattgctttacatttttaaacattataatgTATCCAGAAATTagctttttcctttatatattttttctccaCTACACTAtccaatattttcctttttaggtctttctctgtgtcttagaCCTTTCCGAATTGTAGTATTTCCATGTACCATCCCTAGATGTATCCAGCATcaggtatttattgttttattcaatttattttaaagggCCTCAATTCAGTGATATAACCATTGTCCAATCACAGTGAAGCAATATTCTACATTAGCAGTTCTCATAATCTGTTGAAATGAAGGATAAACTAAAGGTCTTCAGAACGTGTGCCAGATCAATTTGAGAATTTACTATCAAATACATCTTGAATGGAGCTAAGGAGTTGACATTGCTCACCAATTCCCAGGTGCTGCTGCGACTGTTGTTGTCCTATGTGTTCAAGTACCCCAACTTGCTTGCAGACAAACTGGGtcactttcagtttctgtgaataaAGGTCAGACTATGCTAGACctccatgtctgttttctttttcataagtCAGTTAAAATGACTAATGGAATTTCTTGAGAGTGTAACTGGAGGACTGAAAATAGTTAAAAGTAATCTGCTTCAATGACTGGTAGGCtaattcaaaaagaaatggacattaatCAACTTGAGTTTGTAGTATTGATAAAAGACTCTTACATATAttcatttcaaattatatttatttttaatttaaagaatatttaaacagtttGAGAAGTTTAATTTGCATATATTTGGATGAAGAATATTAGATGAGGATCACTGAAACCTTTCCATGTGTCTCAAATCCACAAAGAACCGATTCATTGATGTTTATCCATGGCTTCCTTTGCCTTTATTCTGTAGGAAGAATAAGAGATAATTGACAATTGTAAAACATTGATATGAACCACTTTTTTCAATCTTAGGAAAATAGCATACCTTAcatctgtctgtatttttaaccaaaaattgaacatattttcttcttgaaactcAAACCCTCGTGCATGGCCTGCAAGTGAATTTCCAATGCCAACAGACATTGAAGAATAAGAAACTTTGCTAATGCTTGGTGGCCTTGGAACCTTTGTTGCAAAGATCAGCAGCTGATAGACTATAGAAGTTTTATTCAAGGACTCACTGTACTAGAACATGTCCTGCTCAGGGTCCTCTGAGCTGTGTAATATATCTTGGAATCCCATTCCAGGTATTATAAAAGACAGACTGCCTAGAGTTAGCTCCTTCTATTAGACACTCACCCTCCCAATTCTATGTTTTCTTTGGCAGGGTCTGGACCTCTTGGAGGGTCTTTCCCTCTCCTGAATAGGTGGGGCTCCAATTACTGAACTTGTCATAGCTTGGGTGAAGCAGAATGTGGTCATTAATAGCATGCATACACAATTTAGGGGCATGATGtattagaaaaaattaaatttctctaGCGGGACCTAAAGCCCCATAGGTAAACTCACAGCATGCAGGATGATCTTCATCCCCTGATCCTCAACCtcatcttcccctttcttctcatATTCATAGTTGTCATctttattctcctcctcctcctcctcctcctcctcctcctcctcctcctcatcctcctcctcctcctcctcctccttctcctccacctccagctcctcctcctccttttcctcctccttttcttcatatTTGCCGTCCTGGTCTTCTTCAGCTTCCTCCTGAACTACTTCTTTCTCCTGGTCACTATTCCAGACATACAAGTCCTCTTCAATATCAGGCCAGGCTTCCTCGAGAACAGGCCAGATTTCCTCgatagcaggccagatgtcctcgatagaATGCCAGGGTTCTtccacatcaggccagatgtccaccatagcaggccagatgtcctcgatagaATACCAGGGTTCTtccacatcaggccagatgtccaccatagcaggccagatgtcctcgatagaATACCAGGGTTCTtccacatcaggccagatgtccaccatagcaggccagatgtcctcgatagaATACCAGGGTTCTtccacatcaggccagatgtcctccatagcaggccagatgtcctcgatagaATACCAGGGTTCTTCCACATCAGGCCAGATTTCCtccatagcaggccagatgtccttgatagAATGCCTGGGTtcctcgacatcaggccagatgtcctcgattTCAGGCCAGAGGTCCTCTACAACAGGCCAGATATCCTTGATACAAGGCCAGACTTCCTCGGCATGAGGCCAGATATCCTCAACATCAGGCCAGGTCTCCTCctcatcaggccagatgtccttga comes from the Peromyscus maniculatus bairdii isolate BWxNUB_F1_BW_parent chromosome X, HU_Pman_BW_mat_3.1, whole genome shotgun sequence genome and includes:
- the LOC143270715 gene encoding uncharacterized protein LOC143270715, with product MSAVAEQDLGFPDQEQEGGWMDHDAGQSVLNVLTIREAGDDIDGTTGCLGSQAVSRAILGEEPGQEEIWPDTEEICTPVEEVWPDIKDIWPDVEDICHKVKDIWPDEEETWPDVEDIWPHAEEVWPCIKDIWPVVEDLWPEIEDIWPDVEEPRHSIKDIWPAMEEIWPDVEEPWYSIEDIWPAMEDIWPDVEEPWYSIEDIWPAMVDIWPDVEEPWYSIEDIWPAMVDIWPDVEEPWYSIEDIWPAMVDIWPDVEEPWHSIEDIWPAIEEIWPVLEEAWPDIEEDLYVWNSDQEKEVVQEEAEEDQDGKYEEKEEEKEEEELEVEEKEEEEEEEDEEEEEEEEEEEEEENKDDNYEYEKKGEDEVEDQGMKIILHANKGKGSHG